The genomic window AGCTATTGAGATGGCGAATTGTAAGATGGAGAGCCCGCTTATGATTGTCCGCTTCCGGGTACCGGTGGTGAATGATTTATACTCGGAATGGGAAAGGGAGTTGATCTTATGGCTCATATATAATGAGGGGATAATGGATAGAGCTAGGATGAGTGCCACGATCACAGGTAAGACCTGTCCACTAAAGAAAAATCCCAAGGAGATACGTCCGGAAACGATCCGGTTGAAAGCCGGCAGGAAATCTAGTGTAAGTAACAAGGATAAAAAGAAAGCGATCAGCACGGTAAGGAAAGTATCCAAGAATAGCTGGCGATGGATTTGCCCAGCCGATGCTCCCATCACCTTCTGGGTGTAGATCATCCTTACCTGTTGCAAAATGCGGGAGAAACTTAGGTTGGCATAATTGAAACAGGCGATCACGAGGATTAGGATGGCTGAGAACAAACCAACGTACAGTAAGTCTTTCTGGTTTCGGTGGATATAGGGGATGTATTCTTGTGTATAGGTTTGCTCTTGGAAATAACTCTCTTGGAGGGTATAGAAATAATACTGTCCGGTTCCGTTGAAAGTAGGTACCTTATCATCCTTTAGTTTTTGAGTGAACGTATCAATGTTGAAGAGATCGTTTACCAGTAATAAGGTAGGGCCGCCATTGAATTGGGAGGTAGTACCTGCCAATGCGTTGAACTTCAAGAATGATTGAGGGTACTCTTTGATAACGGCGGCGACCTCGTAGGTAATCGTCTCGTTCTCATAAGCGTACTTTGCCGAAAAGGTTTTACCGATAGGATCCTCGTTCCCGAAGAATATCTTCGCTTGGTATTCGGTCAACGCAATTGCGTTTGGTTGGGTTAATGCCTTGTTTATATTTCCTGCCATTACCTTGTAAGGGAAAAAGCGAGGAAAGGAGGGATCAGCTCTGACGATCGAGATTGGGTCGAAGCGCTTTTCTCCTATCGTGATGGAGGCGGCATTGTCTATGTTCAGTCGTAAATAATCCTCAACTTCAGGGTATTGGTCTTTTAGCTGCACAGGGATCTTCCCTTTAATAAAAGATACTTTCTCTCCGGAGGTCAAGGGAGAGTCTTGTGCCATATAGATGATATGCGACTTATTGGGATTATGGGCTTCTATCCTAGATTCATAAATGACGTATGAGATCAGTAGGTTGGTACAAGTGATGCCTGCCGCCAGACTCAATAAGGAAATGACGGCGAACGTCTTGTTTCGCCACCAGCTACGGAATATAAGTTTTAGAGATATGGATTCCATGGTTTTATCTGTTTGTTGGTTCAAAGCTATCCGGTTGCGTGGAATATGGCAAATAAAATCGGAGGAAACGTTCGTAAAGGACTGGATTTGTCTAAATATTGGACACTGAGAGCCGGGAAAAGATCGTATCTTTGCGTGCGAAAAAAGAGGAGGCTTCATGCGTAACGCGAAGATTATAGTCGTAGATGACAATGAGGCGGTATTGAGAAGTCTGCGGACGATCCTGTCCCATGAGTTTAAGACGATCGTTACCGTATCATCTCCTGTTCTATTGCCTGCCCTTTTACGGAATGGAGATGTAGATATGGTTTTACTGGATATGAACTTCGGCGCTGGAAAGCAAAGCGGTGGGGAAGGGCTTTTCTGGTTGGATCGTATTTTGGAGCTTAAGAATCCTCCGGCCGTTATCTTGATAACCGCTTTTGGGGATATCGAGTTGGCTGTATCTTCCCTTAAAAGGGGAGCCTCGGACTTTATCGTGAAACCTTGGGATAACGAGAAACTTATTCAAACCCTTGTCCATGTGTGGGAACACCGTATGGAATCAAATACAGATAAGGCTTCATCTGTGGCCGAATCTCTTATTAATGCATTGCTAAAGAAATATACGGAGGCTTATGCGAAACCATTGCCTCGTCTGACAGCGGAGGCGGTCGATAAGTTATCCGATATGGCCGGGCGGGGTGATTTGGCCTTGTTGCAGCAAATCGTCGAACGTACGGTCTTACTTGTGGATAAATGCCGTTTGGATGCCGATGATTTCTATGTGGAGGAGCTTTCGGAAGTCTCCCATCCTTGTACGTTGGAGGATATGGAACGGCAGTTTATCGCCGAGGTATTGAAAGAAAAGAAAGGGAACCTGACGCTTGCGGCTCAACAATTGGATATTAGCCGCCAGACCCTTTATAATAAGATGCGGAAATACGGATTGTAGATTATAAGGAGAGTAGCTATGGTTAACCGGAGTTTATACTTGAAGATTATAGGAATCGTCTCCTTGATCGTGTTTCTCGCGTTACTTGGGTCCGTATTGTTGATAACCGGTACCTCTTACTTCTTATCCTTTGTATGTCTGTGTATTATCCTGTTGATAACTCTGTTACTAATCCGGTGGATGAACGGTATAAACCGTAAGATAGCTACCTTCTTTGAGTCGGTTCGTAATGGGGATACAGCTTTGCGGTACCCAAATAAAACGAATGATCCTTTTGTAAAGGATTTGTATACGGAAATGAACCGGATTATCCTCCTATTCAGTCAAAACCAGAGTGAGATGGAAGAGAAGCGTTTATATTACGAGAGTATCTTGCGGGTACTGACGCATGAGATTCGTAATTCGATTACGCCAATCCGTTCCTTGTCTGCTGACCTATTGAAATATTCCGATACATATACTCCGAAGCAATTACGGGAAGGTTTGGAGGTTATTCATGGGCAAGCGCAAAATTTATCCGCCTTCTTGGATTCCTACCATCGTCTGACGCATCTCCCGGAGCCGGAAAGAACCGAGGTGCCTATAACCTCTTTATTTCAGAAGATGGAACGGTTGTTGTGTGCCGAGCCGGGTAGCGACCGTATCCGTTTCTCCTCTGCGGAAGCTTTAACGGTACGTGTGGATCAAAACTTGATCGTGTTGGCTCTGATTAATTTGATCCGTAACGCATTACAGGCGATAGAGGGGCAAGCGGATGGTATCGTCTCCGTAGAAGCCTTGAAGACAGATGGTAGGGTATATATAACTATAACAGACAATGGCCCCGGTATTTCTCCTGAACTATTGTCTGCTATCTTTACGCCTTTCTTCTCTACGAAGTCCGGTGGTAGCGGCATCGGCCTCAGTATCTCCCACCGCATAATGCGCTTGCATGGCGGCGATTTAACCGTTGATTCCTTACCCGGTGTCCGTACCGAGTTTCGTATGAAGCTGTAATTGTCTGATCAATACCCCAACTCAAACGGTTGCTCTACGGCAGGTACGCCCTCGGACATCCATTTA from Parabacteroides distasonis ATCC 8503 includes these protein-coding regions:
- a CDS encoding ABC transporter permease, whose protein sequence is MESISLKLIFRSWWRNKTFAVISLLSLAAGITCTNLLISYVIYESRIEAHNPNKSHIIYMAQDSPLTSGEKVSFIKGKIPVQLKDQYPEVEDYLRLNIDNAASITIGEKRFDPISIVRADPSFPRFFPYKVMAGNINKALTQPNAIALTEYQAKIFFGNEDPIGKTFSAKYAYENETITYEVAAVIKEYPQSFLKFNALAGTTSQFNGGPTLLLVNDLFNIDTFTQKLKDDKVPTFNGTGQYYFYTLQESYFQEQTYTQEYIPYIHRNQKDLLYVGLFSAILILVIACFNYANLSFSRILQQVRMIYTQKVMGASAGQIHRQLFLDTFLTVLIAFFLSLLLTLDFLPAFNRIVSGRISLGFFFSGQVLPVIVALILALSIIPSLYMSHKINSLSHSEYKSFTTGTRKRTIISGLSILQFAISIALVFATLTVRQQLTLTQTNGERYRDLIEIADWSGNHIQTFSEEIRRYPSIEEMCLSRSGIIQFNLRTMVLKDENGNELNYTLGQYEGDSTFLKVMKINILQGLSEREALKQYSTPVYINEQYARLLVPKGENPVGKPVRLYDTEFGKMEKEGEPIAIIAGIVENLYTGTLRQEVYPSLTYLTHTPPYNLVQVRLKKEHRAEALALLQQTWEKINPNVPFEYQDIYEEFMLSNRKTIELAHLLIMYSIISLLLTAFGLFGMALYAIQQRTKEIGIRKVNGATAGEILYLLNRRFIGWVGIAFAIAVPITWYSLSCWLENFVYRVDISIGTCLLSGGIVLMVTLLTVSRHSYKAASRNPVNALQSE
- a CDS encoding ATP-binding protein; translation: MVNRSLYLKIIGIVSLIVFLALLGSVLLITGTSYFLSFVCLCIILLITLLLIRWMNGINRKIATFFESVRNGDTALRYPNKTNDPFVKDLYTEMNRIILLFSQNQSEMEEKRLYYESILRVLTHEIRNSITPIRSLSADLLKYSDTYTPKQLREGLEVIHGQAQNLSAFLDSYHRLTHLPEPERTEVPITSLFQKMERLLCAEPGSDRIRFSSAEALTVRVDQNLIVLALINLIRNALQAIEGQADGIVSVEALKTDGRVYITITDNGPGISPELLSAIFTPFFSTKSGGSGIGLSISHRIMRLHGGDLTVDSLPGVRTEFRMKL
- a CDS encoding response regulator; protein product: MRNAKIIVVDDNEAVLRSLRTILSHEFKTIVTVSSPVLLPALLRNGDVDMVLLDMNFGAGKQSGGEGLFWLDRILELKNPPAVILITAFGDIELAVSSLKRGASDFIVKPWDNEKLIQTLVHVWEHRMESNTDKASSVAESLINALLKKYTEAYAKPLPRLTAEAVDKLSDMAGRGDLALLQQIVERTVLLVDKCRLDADDFYVEELSEVSHPCTLEDMERQFIAEVLKEKKGNLTLAAQQLDISRQTLYNKMRKYGL